The Dyadobacter sp. 676 DNA window CGGACGAGAGCTTGCCCATTACCTCTTCGCTCCGGTACAGGTCGTGATATTCCTGATCGATAAAATGGTAGTCGAACGGGTAGTCGGGGTTAAGCTTTTCGTAAACCTCCCGAAGCGCCGCAAGGCCCTCCCTGGTCTGTCCCGCGCCGAGCCGCACCAGGATCACACCAAAATACTCGTACTCCTTCACATCCACGATCACGGGCTTGATCTGCTCGTGAAGCGAGCCGGTGTGATAGTCTTTAAGGACGCCGATAATGTGCCCCTTCTTATTCCAGGCCGAAATCCATTTTCCTACCGGCTCCTTCATTCCCATTTGCCTGACCGCTTCTTCGTTCACCAGAAAGGCGTCGCTCGAATCGGTTGCATTGGACCGGGAGAAATCGCGGCCGGCGGCCAGCCGGAGGTTCATCAGCCTGACGAAATCGAAACCTACCGACGCCGGCTTGAAACCGACGGATGCATTTTTCTCTTTCCCCTCCCAGTTAATCGCGTCGTTACCGTTGAGCGTATTGGCCACACCGTCGCGCTCGTCCACGACAAATCCCATCGTATGAGGCGTTTCGGTGCTTCGGTCGACCATTTTTACACCTTGCCTTCCAGAGACCTGTTCTTTAAACAAAGCATATTTATTCTGTTTCGCCAGCTCGCCCTCGATACGGATATACAGCAGGTTCTCGCGGTCATACCCCAGGTGCCGCTCCTGCACAAACCGGGTCTGGCGGGACACGATCACTGTCGCGATCAGCAGCAACACCGAAAGGCTGAACTGAAAGACCGTCAGCCCCTTGCGGAACCAGCTGCCCCGGCTGGTAAACCGCATTACGCCCTTAAGAATACGGACCGGCTGAAAAGAAGACAGAAAAAATGCCGGGTAACTACCTGCCACCAGACCGGTAAAGACGGTCAGTCCCGCCACGACCAGCCAGAAAGATTTTTCCGTGAACGGCAGTGTCAACTGTTTGCCGGTAAAATCGTTGAACGCCGGCAATAATATCCACACCGCGGCCATGGTGATTATAAATGCCA harbors:
- a CDS encoding FtsX-like permease family protein; the encoded protein is MVTSVFEDIGPESSMQFDFLLNWEGQKSKLEWASPEFRTYVQLVPGADAGLVEAKINRVIKSGVKQEKNLATYIGLQPMADQYLHASFVDGKPAGGRIEYVRIFTGVAAFILLIACINFMVLSTARSIKRAKEVGVRKVLGSARAELITQFYCEALLLALLAFIITMAAVWILLPAFNDFTGKQLTLPFTEKSFWLVVAGLTVFTGLVAGSYPAFFLSSFQPVRILKGVMRFTSRGSWFRKGLTVFQFSLSVLLLIATVIVSRQTRFVQERHLGYDRENLLYIRIEGELAKQNKYALFKEQVSGRQGVKMVDRSTETPHTMGFVVDERDGVANTLNGNDAINWEGKEKNASVGFKPASVGFDFVRLMNLRLAAGRDFSRSNATDSSDAFLVNEEAVRQMGMKEPVGKWISAWNKKGHIIGVLKDYHTGSLHEQIKPVIVDVKEYEYFGVILVRLGAGQTREGLAALREVYEKLNPDYPFDYHFIDQEYHDLYRSEEVMGKLSSAFTIIAIVISCLGLLGLVMFSAEQRTKEIGIRKVLGASVSSIIGLLSRDFLQLIGIAILIASPVAWYLMDSWLRSFAYKITLQWWYFALAGGATTGIALLTISFQSVKAALANPVKSLRTD